Proteins encoded in a region of the Sugiyamaella lignohabitans strain CBS 10342 chromosome B, complete sequence genome:
- the SLX1 gene encoding Slx1p (Endonuclease involved in DNA recombination and repair; subunit of a complex, with Slx4p, that hydrolyzes 5' branches from duplex DNA in response to stalled or converging replication forks; function overlaps with that of Sgs1p-Top3p; GO_component: GO:0033557 - Slx1-Slx4 complex [Evidence IEA,IEA]; GO_component: GO:0033557 - Slx1-Slx4 complex [Evidence IPI] [PMID 12832395]; GO_component: GO:0005634 - nucleus [Evidence IEA,IEA,IEA]; GO_component: GO:0005634 - nucleus [Evidence IC] [PMID 12832395]; GO_function: GO:0017108 - 5'-flap endonuclease activity [Evidence IEA,IEA]; GO_function: GO:0017108 - 5'-flap endonuclease activity [Evidence IDA] [PMID 12832395]; GO_function: GO:0004519 - endonuclease activity [Evidence IEA]; GO_function: GO:0016787 - hydrolase activity [Evidence IEA]; GO_function: GO:0046872 - metal ion binding [Evidence IEA]; GO_function: GO:0004518 - nuclease activity [Evidence IEA]; GO_process: GO:0000737 - DNA catabolic process, endonucleolytic [Evidence IEA,IEA]; GO_process: GO:0006310 - DNA recombination [Evidence IEA,IEA]; GO_process: GO:0006281 - DNA repair [Evidence IEA,IEA,IEA]; GO_process: GO:0006261 - DNA-dependent DNA replication [Evidence IGI] [PMID 12832395]; GO_process: GO:0006974 - cellular response to DNA damage stimulus [Evidence IEA]; GO_process: GO:0090305 - nucleic acid phosphodiester bond hydrolysis [Evidence IEA]): MPVRFYCCYLLQSTPKPTSFYIGSTPDPFRRLRQHNGELTQGAYKTSSAAKRPWKMICCISGFQSQVAALQFEHAWQHPYQTRHIPKENRIVNSRSQMYRSLDKYIGNLRLLASADAFSRMPLTVHLLEEVALMAWMKNKFKIAIPEYVHVEEDIRPNIGRQDDDLPPIGGGKLKLYTTQYSVSKLSELYCNYKKEDQQGAVCPSCHFEVDLTKFASTLLENCQDQVIPRSGSCPSCQKPIEWSVIAHFAKVS; encoded by the coding sequence ATGCCAGTTAGATTCTATTGCTGTTATCTTCTCCAGTCCACTCCAAAACCAACTAGTTTCTACATAGGATCAACGCCTGATCCATTTCGTCGCCTTCGCCAGCACAATGGTGAACTCACTCAAGGTGCCTACAAAACAAGCTCAGCCGCCAAAAGACCGTGGAAGATGATATGTTGTATCTCAGGATTCCAATCACAAGTGGCTGCTTTGCAATTTGAACATGCTTGGCAGCATCCTTACCAAACAAGACATATTCCTAAAGAAAACCGTATTGTCAACAGTAGAAGTCAGATGTACAGAAGCTTGGATAAATACATTGGAAACCTACGGCTGCTAGCCTCTGCAGATGCGTTTTCAAGAATGCCCTTGACAGTTCATCTTTTAGAGGAAGTAGCCCTAATGGCATGGATGAAAAACAAGTTCAAGATAGCCATTCCTGAATATGTCCATGTCGAAGAAGATATCCGCCCAAATATAGGCCGACAGGATGATGATTTACCGCCAATTGGAGGAGGGAAGTTAAAGTTATATACCACACAATATTCAGTGTCAAAACTGAGCGAGCTGTATTGTAATTATAAAAAAGAGGATCAGCAAGGTGCCGTTTGTCCCAGCTGTCATTTCGAAGTTGATCTTACCAAGTTCGCAAGTACGCTCTTAGAAAACTGTCAGGATCAGGTAATTCCTCGATCTGGATCTTGTCCCTCGTGCCAGAAACCCATAGAATGGAGCGTTATCGCACATTTTGCCAAGGTTTCTTAA